From the Natrarchaeobaculum aegyptiacum genome, one window contains:
- the leuS gene encoding leucine--tRNA ligase, whose translation MSDAGYDHAAVERRWQEAWADADVYRTPDDVSDPTYVLGMYPYPSGKLHMGHVRNYTITDAYARYRRMRGDEVLHPMGWDAFGLPAENAAKERDTNPRDWTFDCIETMRDQMKAMGFGYDWDREITTCTPDYYKWNQWLFTRFHEEGLVERRDAEVNWCPECETVLADEQVEGEAELCWRCDTPVETRELEQWFLRITEYADELLEAIDDLEGWPNSVRQMQRNWIGRQYGSEVDFEIEDHGPVTAFTTRIDTIFGATFFALAPDHPISEAVAAEDDDVRHFIEHEADPDGDEPNGVATGLTATNPATGEEIPVYVADFVLSDVGTGALMAVPGHDERDHAFATKHDIDIVPVVAPEPDDWDGETVPEAPDVSEEAFTDDGVLVDSGEYSGLESEAARERLTADLESAQETTQYQLRDWGISRQRYWGTPIPVVHCHDDCGTVMVPEEDLPVELPEFINTTGNPLDAAEEWKQTTCPECGGDATRETDTMDTFVDSSWYPLRFVSPGLEEAPFDVEQANDWMPVDQYVGGIEHAVMHLLYSRFFTKVLADHEGLEHREPFTNLLAQGMVQLEGEKMSKSKGNVVSPQRIVEEYGADTARLFMMQAAQPERDFDWSEEGVRSTYAYLTRLTELVEGFVSDRPDGDDDAIASYVDAEIDATIAIATAEYDDLTFNTALRETQDLTRTLRQYAEYTEPHAETLERGLSAVVRLLAPVAPHVAEELSETLGYDGFVVDADWPAAKIDRDAVEKRRKLVENTREDVRDIVDVAGIDDPKAIDVVVAPEWKYDALEIAIESDADNLIGELMQQSHIREQGDAAASYGQDLQAEREALELTLGPDAEREALESAAWLLEREFDAPVSVLPADEADAGTVKKAEPGRPAIEIED comes from the coding sequence ATGAGCGACGCGGGATACGACCACGCGGCGGTCGAACGGCGCTGGCAAGAGGCGTGGGCGGACGCTGACGTCTACCGGACGCCCGACGACGTTTCCGACCCGACCTACGTCCTCGGGATGTACCCGTATCCGTCGGGCAAACTCCACATGGGACACGTCCGGAACTACACGATCACGGACGCCTACGCCCGGTACCGACGGATGCGCGGCGACGAGGTCCTCCACCCGATGGGCTGGGACGCCTTCGGACTGCCCGCAGAGAACGCGGCCAAAGAACGCGACACCAACCCTCGCGACTGGACGTTCGACTGCATCGAGACGATGCGCGACCAGATGAAGGCGATGGGCTTTGGCTACGACTGGGACCGGGAGATAACTACCTGTACCCCCGACTACTACAAGTGGAACCAGTGGCTGTTCACCCGCTTCCACGAGGAGGGACTGGTCGAACGCCGCGACGCCGAGGTCAACTGGTGTCCGGAGTGTGAGACCGTCCTCGCCGACGAACAGGTCGAAGGCGAGGCCGAACTCTGCTGGCGCTGTGACACGCCCGTCGAGACGCGCGAACTCGAGCAGTGGTTCCTGCGGATCACGGAGTACGCAGACGAGTTGCTCGAGGCTATCGACGACCTCGAGGGGTGGCCCAATTCGGTGCGACAGATGCAGCGTAACTGGATCGGCCGTCAGTACGGGTCGGAGGTTGACTTCGAAATCGAAGACCACGGCCCCGTCACGGCTTTCACGACCCGTATCGACACCATCTTCGGCGCGACGTTCTTCGCGCTCGCGCCGGATCACCCGATCAGCGAAGCGGTCGCCGCCGAGGACGACGACGTTCGCCACTTCATCGAGCACGAGGCCGATCCCGACGGCGACGAACCCAACGGCGTTGCGACCGGCCTGACCGCGACCAACCCCGCCACCGGCGAGGAGATTCCGGTCTACGTCGCCGACTTCGTCCTCTCGGACGTCGGGACGGGCGCGCTGATGGCCGTCCCCGGCCACGACGAGCGCGACCACGCGTTCGCGACGAAACACGACATCGACATCGTCCCCGTCGTCGCCCCCGAGCCCGACGACTGGGACGGTGAGACGGTCCCCGAGGCCCCCGACGTCAGCGAGGAGGCGTTCACCGACGACGGCGTCCTCGTCGACTCCGGGGAGTACTCCGGCCTCGAGAGCGAGGCCGCCCGCGAGCGCCTGACCGCAGACCTCGAGAGCGCTCAGGAAACGACGCAGTACCAGCTGCGCGACTGGGGGATCTCCCGCCAGCGATACTGGGGCACCCCGATCCCGGTCGTCCACTGTCACGACGACTGCGGAACCGTGATGGTCCCAGAGGAGGACCTCCCAGTCGAACTCCCCGAGTTCATCAACACCACCGGCAACCCACTCGACGCCGCCGAGGAGTGGAAACAGACGACCTGTCCCGAGTGTGGCGGCGACGCGACCCGCGAGACCGACACGATGGACACCTTCGTCGACTCCTCGTGGTACCCGCTGCGATTCGTCTCGCCCGGCCTCGAGGAGGCTCCCTTCGACGTCGAGCAGGCCAACGACTGGATGCCGGTCGACCAGTACGTCGGCGGCATCGAACACGCCGTGATGCACCTGCTCTACTCGCGCTTTTTCACCAAGGTGCTCGCCGACCACGAGGGACTCGAGCATCGGGAACCCTTCACGAACCTGCTGGCACAGGGGATGGTCCAGCTCGAGGGCGAGAAGATGTCCAAGTCGAAGGGCAACGTCGTCAGCCCCCAGCGGATCGTCGAGGAGTACGGCGCTGACACCGCGCGGCTGTTCATGATGCAGGCCGCCCAGCCCGAGCGCGACTTCGACTGGAGCGAGGAGGGCGTCCGCTCGACGTACGCCTACCTGACGCGGCTGACGGAACTGGTCGAGGGGTTCGTTTCCGACCGTCCCGACGGTGACGACGACGCCATCGCCAGCTACGTCGACGCGGAAATCGACGCCACGATCGCCATCGCCACCGCCGAGTACGACGACCTGACGTTCAACACCGCGCTGCGTGAGACCCAGGACCTCACGCGGACGCTCCGGCAGTACGCAGAGTACACCGAACCCCACGCCGAGACGCTCGAGCGCGGCCTCTCTGCAGTCGTTCGCCTGCTGGCTCCCGTCGCGCCACACGTCGCCGAGGAACTGTCTGAGACGCTCGGCTACGACGGCTTCGTCGTCGACGCCGACTGGCCCGCGGCGAAGATCGACCGCGACGCCGTCGAAAAGCGACGCAAACTGGTCGAGAACACCCGCGAGGACGTCCGCGACATCGTCGACGTCGCCGGCATCGACGACCCGAAGGCGATCGACGTCGTCGTTGCCCCCGAGTGGAAGTACGACGCCCTCGAGATCGCGATCGAAAGCGACGCCGACAACCTGATCGGCGAACTCATGCAGCAGTCACACATCCGCGAACAGGGCGACGCCGCCGCCAGCTACGGTCAGGACCTCCAGGCCGAACGCGAAGCCCTCGAGTTGACCCTCGGTCCCGACGCCGAACGCGAGGCCCTCGAGTCCGCGGCGTGGCTGCTCGAGCGCGAGTTCGACGCGCCGGTGTCTGTCCTGCCCGCCGACGAGGCCGACGCGGGCACGGTAAAGAAGGCCGAGCCGGGGCGGCCAGCGATCGAAATCGAGGACTGA
- the arsB gene encoding ACR3 family arsenite efflux transporter: MGGLEHDHGPDCGCPDCGDPRSMDFLDKYLTVWIFLAMGVGVGLGTVAPGIVEPIQRYHLVEIGLIAMMYPPLAKVNYGQLPRVFRAWRVLSLSLIQNWLIGPTLMFALAVVFFSGLVPPFPAHPEYFLGLIFIGMARCIAMVLVWNDLADGSSEYAAGLVAFNSVFQIVTYGVYVWFFALFLPPLLGMDALVAGIGAFEITVGQVFWAIAIFLGIPFAGGILTRLGGVRAKGEEWYEEQFVPRISPVTLLALLFTVIVMFATQGEAILAQPTDVLWIAVPLTIYFVVMFLVSFAMGRAVGADYSTTTAIGFTAASNNFELAIAVAVAVFGVGSGVAFATVVGPLIEVPVLLALVNVAIYFQQQFDWTGFDTDQLESTTAPADESTTTDLNDD; encoded by the coding sequence ATGGGGGGACTCGAGCACGACCACGGTCCCGACTGTGGCTGTCCGGACTGTGGCGACCCGCGATCGATGGACTTCCTAGACAAGTACCTGACCGTCTGGATCTTCCTCGCGATGGGGGTCGGCGTCGGTCTCGGCACCGTTGCTCCCGGTATCGTCGAGCCGATCCAGCGGTACCACCTCGTCGAGATCGGGCTGATCGCGATGATGTACCCGCCGCTGGCGAAGGTCAACTACGGACAACTGCCGCGGGTGTTCCGCGCCTGGCGCGTCCTCAGCCTGAGCCTGATCCAGAACTGGCTGATCGGACCGACGCTGATGTTCGCCCTCGCAGTAGTCTTCTTCAGCGGGCTCGTCCCACCGTTTCCGGCCCATCCCGAGTACTTCCTCGGGCTGATCTTCATCGGGATGGCTCGCTGTATCGCGATGGTGCTCGTCTGGAACGACCTCGCCGACGGCTCCTCGGAGTACGCCGCCGGACTGGTCGCGTTCAACAGCGTCTTCCAGATCGTCACCTACGGGGTGTACGTCTGGTTCTTCGCGCTGTTCTTGCCCCCGCTGCTGGGGATGGACGCGCTGGTCGCTGGCATCGGCGCGTTCGAGATCACCGTCGGGCAGGTGTTCTGGGCGATCGCTATCTTCCTCGGCATCCCCTTCGCCGGCGGCATCCTCACCCGCCTCGGCGGCGTCCGCGCGAAAGGCGAGGAGTGGTACGAAGAGCAGTTCGTCCCTCGTATCAGCCCCGTCACGCTGCTCGCCCTCCTCTTTACGGTGATCGTGATGTTCGCCACGCAGGGCGAGGCCATCCTCGCCCAGCCGACCGACGTGCTCTGGATCGCCGTCCCGCTGACGATCTACTTCGTCGTGATGTTCCTCGTCAGCTTCGCGATGGGGCGGGCGGTTGGTGCGGACTACTCGACGACGACCGCCATCGGCTTCACCGCCGCCTCGAACAACTTCGAACTCGCCATCGCCGTCGCGGTCGCCGTCTTCGGCGTCGGCTCCGGCGTCGCCTTCGCCACCGTCGTCGGCCCACTCATCGAAGTCCCGGTCCTGCTCGCACTGGTCAACGTGGCTATCTACTTCCAGCAGCAATTCGACTGGACTGGCTTCGACACCGACCAGCTCGAGTCGACCACCGCCCCTGCCGACGAATCGACCACGACCGACCTGAACGACGACTGA
- a CDS encoding mechanosensitive ion channel family protein, with protein sequence MIQFQFQLQFLLQTDPPAAATLDLWGIGTSILLFAVGFLAVLALGKTILVPAVDRALRSREFDEVVHNLATSGANLVVWVGAVVVALTVAGYGAFLSAFAIFGGAIGLAVGFAAQDLVGNFVAGIFILQDRPFEVGDWIEWEDRSGRVEEIDLRVTRVRTFDNERITVPNSELANNAVTNPVAYDTLRQKFVFGIGYDDDVDEATDIILEAAADHPDILDDPAPSVRLVELGDSDVGLQARWWIANPERSNFVGVRSEYVQTVKEAFDDAGIDIPYVHRELTGSVEVVEQQLQ encoded by the coding sequence ATGATCCAGTTTCAGTTTCAGCTGCAGTTTCTGCTCCAGACCGATCCACCGGCGGCGGCCACGCTCGACCTCTGGGGGATCGGGACCTCGATTCTGCTGTTCGCCGTGGGGTTTCTCGCAGTTCTGGCTCTCGGGAAGACCATCCTCGTCCCGGCCGTCGACCGAGCGTTACGCTCGCGGGAGTTCGACGAGGTGGTCCACAACCTCGCGACGAGCGGCGCGAACCTGGTCGTCTGGGTCGGTGCGGTCGTCGTCGCGTTGACCGTCGCCGGCTACGGCGCGTTTCTCTCCGCGTTTGCGATCTTCGGCGGTGCGATCGGGCTGGCCGTCGGCTTCGCCGCACAGGACCTCGTCGGGAACTTCGTCGCCGGCATCTTCATCTTGCAGGACCGGCCGTTCGAGGTCGGCGACTGGATCGAGTGGGAGGACCGCTCGGGCCGCGTCGAAGAGATCGACCTCCGCGTGACCCGCGTCCGCACCTTCGACAACGAACGGATCACGGTCCCGAACAGCGAACTCGCGAACAACGCCGTGACGAACCCGGTCGCCTACGACACGCTCCGCCAGAAGTTCGTCTTCGGTATCGGCTACGACGACGACGTCGACGAGGCCACCGACATCATCCTCGAGGCGGCAGCCGACCATCCGGACATCCTCGATGACCCGGCCCCGTCGGTCCGACTCGTCGAACTCGGCGATTCGGACGTTGGGCTTCAGGCGCGCTGGTGGATCGCGAATCCCGAGCGTTCGAACTTCGTCGGCGTCCGTTCGGAGTACGTCCAGACGGTCAAGGAAGCGTTCGACGATGCCGGGATCGATATCCCGTACGTTCACCGGGAACTGACCGGCAGTGTGGAAGTCGTCGAACAGCAGCTCCAGTAG
- a CDS encoding RidA family protein, producing MAKDVGRTSAEVTRLSSESRRQREGSSNVGAFGSRTGDSDLVFLEGILPESNGTMMSDRSIDEQTVHCFDRLEEILAARGLDRSSVVKVTVQVTDPVDLSAVNDVYRERFDGAYPPRTTVGVSWLPGDAGVQFDVIAAAE from the coding sequence ATGGCTAAAGATGTCGGGCGCACTTCGGCCGAAGTCACGAGGTTGAGCAGCGAGAGCAGACGTCAGCGCGAGGGATCGAGCAACGTCGGCGCGTTCGGCAGCCGAACGGGCGACTCGGATCTCGTCTTCCTCGAAGGAATCCTCCCCGAGTCGAACGGGACGATGATGAGCGATCGTTCAATCGACGAGCAGACGGTTCACTGTTTCGACAGGCTCGAGGAGATCCTCGCTGCGCGGGGACTGGACCGCTCGAGCGTGGTGAAGGTGACGGTTCAGGTGACCGACCCGGTGGACCTTTCCGCCGTGAACGACGTCTACCGGGAGCGATTCGACGGCGCGTATCCGCCGCGAACGACGGTCGGCGTCTCGTGGCTCCCGGGCGATGCCGGCGTCCAGTTCGACGTGATCGCTGCAGCGGAGTAA
- a CDS encoding EamA family transporter — MLLLAGVVLAVLAAFGLACQSLSIRLATREGATTDVLFVVMLVNVVVLVPVVPVLADSLTVTPTAVLAFTAAGVVGTILGRLLFYSGIKRVGASRAEPIKASMPLHATVLAAIVLGEHVSGPQLAGVLLIVVGIALVSWEGSLSARASGTHVPRSALALPLAAAFFFGLEPIFATVGLEEGTDVFVGLAIKTVTAFVAYAVFLRWRNQLPTVRTLQTPHFHWYVLAGLANTGFLLAYYTGLEISRVSIVVPIMQTSPLIVIVLSAIFLRRLERVTLRLVGAATVIVAGAILVTVAG; from the coding sequence ATGTTGCTCCTAGCGGGCGTAGTGTTGGCGGTGCTGGCGGCGTTCGGACTGGCGTGTCAGTCGCTTTCGATCCGTCTGGCGACGAGGGAGGGGGCGACCACCGACGTGCTGTTCGTCGTCATGCTGGTCAACGTCGTAGTGCTCGTCCCGGTCGTCCCGGTGCTCGCGGACAGTCTCACGGTCACTCCGACCGCAGTTCTGGCGTTCACCGCGGCTGGTGTCGTCGGAACGATTCTCGGTCGGCTCCTGTTTTACTCCGGAATCAAGCGCGTCGGTGCGAGCCGGGCCGAGCCGATCAAGGCCTCGATGCCGTTACACGCGACAGTGCTTGCCGCCATCGTCCTCGGTGAGCACGTCTCGGGACCACAGCTGGCGGGCGTCTTGCTGATCGTGGTTGGAATCGCGCTCGTTTCGTGGGAAGGGTCGCTATCGGCCAGAGCCAGCGGGACGCACGTTCCCCGTAGTGCGCTGGCGCTCCCTCTCGCAGCGGCGTTCTTCTTCGGCCTCGAGCCGATCTTCGCTACGGTCGGGCTCGAGGAGGGGACCGACGTGTTCGTGGGCCTCGCGATCAAGACGGTCACGGCGTTCGTCGCCTACGCCGTCTTTCTCCGGTGGCGAAATCAGCTGCCGACGGTGAGGACGCTGCAGACACCTCACTTCCACTGGTACGTGCTGGCCGGGCTGGCCAACACGGGGTTCTTGCTTGCATACTATACCGGACTCGAGATCTCGCGCGTCAGCATCGTCGTCCCGATCATGCAGACGAGCCCGTTGATCGTGATCGTCCTGTCGGCGATTTTCCTGCGACGACTCGAGCGCGTGACGCTACGGCTGGTCGGAGCCGCGACGGTGATCGTCGCCGGGGCTATCCTGGTGACTGTCGCCGGCTGA
- a CDS encoding glycosyltransferase, whose amino-acid sequence MHEPSLPDRSIAAYDRVTPTGRLERLHSLADALEDVRILHVNSTAAGGGVAELLRSIVPLSTDLGIDTDWLVMDADDDFFEVTKAIHNGLQGSGQPLTEAMKTTYRAVTDENGAEIDGEYDLVVIHDPQPLGMLDRLDERLPDAPVVWRCHIDLTEPEPASLEFVTGYTRRVDHGIVSRSAFEDRIDVPSTSVVYPSIDPLTEKNRSLAPETIAAERDRLDPLSFDAPVLTQISRFDPWKDQFGTLEAYRHAKEERPDLQLALVGGMAGDDPEGLEVYERVAREAMDDPNVHVLTDRSDTAVNVLQRESDVVMQKSLREGFGLVVSEALWKRTPVVGSTVGGIPLQIDDGRTGYLVDPDDTDAAGDRVVALVADDERRAEFGENAREHVREQFLLPRQLEELLEIFTAVLDREP is encoded by the coding sequence ATGCACGAGCCATCACTCCCGGACCGATCGATCGCGGCGTACGACCGCGTGACGCCTACAGGCCGCCTCGAGCGACTGCATTCGCTCGCGGACGCGCTGGAGGACGTCCGGATTCTCCACGTGAACTCGACGGCGGCCGGCGGCGGCGTCGCAGAACTGCTCCGGTCGATCGTGCCACTCAGCACGGATCTCGGTATCGACACCGACTGGCTCGTCATGGACGCCGACGACGACTTCTTCGAGGTGACCAAGGCGATCCACAACGGGCTCCAGGGGAGCGGACAGCCCCTGACCGAAGCGATGAAAACGACCTACCGGGCGGTGACCGACGAGAACGGCGCCGAGATCGACGGCGAGTACGACCTCGTCGTGATCCACGATCCCCAGCCACTCGGCATGCTCGATCGGCTCGACGAGCGGTTGCCGGATGCGCCAGTCGTCTGGCGGTGTCACATCGACCTCACGGAGCCCGAACCGGCGTCCCTCGAGTTCGTCACCGGCTACACACGGCGCGTCGATCACGGGATCGTCAGCCGGTCGGCGTTCGAAGACCGGATCGACGTGCCGTCGACGAGCGTCGTCTATCCGTCGATCGACCCACTCACCGAGAAGAACCGGTCACTCGCGCCGGAGACGATCGCCGCCGAGCGGGACCGACTGGATCCGCTCTCGTTCGACGCGCCGGTTCTCACCCAGATCTCGCGGTTCGATCCGTGGAAAGACCAGTTCGGAACGCTCGAGGCGTATCGCCACGCCAAAGAAGAACGTCCGGACCTCCAGCTGGCGCTCGTCGGCGGGATGGCCGGCGACGACCCGGAGGGACTCGAGGTGTACGAACGCGTCGCGAGGGAAGCGATGGACGACCCGAACGTGCACGTGCTCACCGACCGCTCGGACACGGCAGTGAACGTCTTGCAACGGGAATCGGACGTCGTGATGCAGAAATCGTTGCGCGAGGGATTTGGGCTGGTCGTCTCGGAAGCGCTCTGGAAGCGTACGCCGGTCGTCGGGTCGACCGTCGGCGGTATCCCGCTGCAGATCGACGACGGGCGAACCGGCTATCTGGTCGATCCCGACGACACCGACGCCGCCGGGGACCGCGTCGTCGCGCTGGTCGCAGACGACGAGCGACGGGCAGAGTTCGGCGAGAACGCACGAGAACACGTCAGAGAGCAGTTCCTGCTTCCCAGACAGCTCGAGGAACTGCTCGAAATCTTCACAGCGGTCCTCGATCGCGAGCCGTGA
- a CDS encoding Hsp20/alpha crystallin family protein codes for MRGNPFDDLEELMDRIGRQVEEGMVGGGLQVPGGVPVDVVDAGDEFEVTAELPGYETDDIDLTLSEGTLRLEASRTDESSYTEGQYLRRERSQKATSRRIRLPEPVDEDEVSAGYEQGVLTVRLPKVHGEDESKSIDIE; via the coding sequence ATGCGAGGAAACCCGTTCGACGATCTCGAGGAACTGATGGACCGAATCGGTCGACAGGTCGAAGAGGGAATGGTCGGCGGCGGCCTCCAGGTCCCCGGCGGCGTTCCCGTCGACGTCGTCGACGCCGGCGACGAGTTCGAGGTCACAGCGGAGTTGCCGGGCTACGAGACCGACGACATCGACCTCACCCTCTCGGAGGGGACGCTGCGACTCGAGGCGAGTCGAACGGACGAATCGTCCTACACCGAGGGGCAGTACCTCCGCCGGGAGCGCTCCCAGAAGGCGACGAGCCGGCGGATTCGGCTGCCCGAGCCGGTCGACGAGGACGAGGTGTCGGCGGGTTACGAACAGGGCGTCCTGACGGTTCGACTGCCAAAAGTCCACGGCGAGGACGAGTCGAAGTCGATCGACATCGAATAG
- a CDS encoding universal stress protein — protein sequence MTLEFETLLIPTDGSERAEDAARRGFDLVAALEADVAVCSVADSSIATGTGYSGDSESIRTRLRGRATDRATRLRDEADDRGLEAEAVVREGIPATEILDVADELGVDGIVIGTSGRGGVARALIGSVADRVLRRADVPVVTITADAATHSPAETGFEDILLPTDGSDAATAAHDAAFTLASRLEATLHALAVVDSRVTATLEAITDEDPERALRDRADATLESVASDARGRGLEVLTATETGRPASAICEYASDEAVDLIVMGTAGRGGVERALVGSVADRVVRTAPVPVVTVRPAAGASE from the coding sequence ATGACACTCGAGTTCGAGACACTGCTGATACCAACCGACGGAAGCGAGCGGGCCGAAGACGCTGCCAGACGGGGGTTCGACCTCGTGGCGGCCCTCGAGGCCGACGTCGCCGTCTGCTCGGTCGCGGACAGTTCGATCGCCACCGGAACGGGCTACTCGGGCGACTCCGAGTCGATCCGAACACGACTCCGTGGACGCGCCACCGACCGGGCCACGCGCCTCCGCGACGAGGCCGACGACCGCGGGCTCGAGGCCGAGGCCGTCGTCCGTGAGGGGATTCCGGCGACCGAGATCCTCGACGTCGCCGACGAACTGGGCGTCGACGGGATCGTGATCGGGACCAGCGGTCGCGGCGGCGTCGCCCGCGCCCTGATCGGCAGCGTCGCCGACCGGGTCCTCCGGCGGGCCGACGTCCCCGTCGTCACGATCACGGCCGACGCTGCGACCCACTCGCCGGCCGAGACCGGATTCGAGGACATCCTCCTGCCGACCGACGGCAGCGACGCCGCCACCGCGGCCCACGACGCCGCGTTCACGCTCGCCTCCCGTCTCGAGGCAACGCTCCACGCGCTCGCGGTCGTCGATAGCCGGGTGACGGCGACGCTCGAGGCTATCACCGACGAGGACCCCGAGCGAGCGCTCCGGGACCGTGCCGACGCGACCCTCGAGTCCGTCGCGAGCGACGCCCGTGGCCGGGGACTCGAGGTCCTCACGGCGACCGAGACCGGTCGTCCTGCGTCGGCGATCTGCGAGTACGCGAGCGACGAGGCCGTCGACCTGATCGTGATGGGAACTGCCGGCCGCGGTGGTGTCGAACGAGCGCTGGTCGGCAGCGTCGCAGACCGGGTCGTCAGGACGGCACCGGTTCCCGTCGTGACGGTCCGCCCCGCAGCTGGTGCCAGTGAGTGA
- a CDS encoding ArsR/SmtB family transcription factor has product MSETSDRLRRYLADELGECRSEDLERRRDELDSLEAGLEADVVSKDVQTLSALGTETRYRLVRLLVEADEELCVCEIVPLMDVSDSAVSHALSTLVDAGLVRKRKDGRWRKYRATGRAHALLTVLDGAR; this is encoded by the coding sequence ATGTCCGAGACGAGCGACCGACTCCGTCGGTACCTGGCGGACGAACTCGGTGAGTGCCGTTCCGAAGACCTCGAGCGTCGCCGCGACGAACTCGATTCCCTCGAGGCGGGACTCGAAGCGGACGTCGTCTCGAAGGACGTCCAGACGCTTTCTGCGCTCGGGACTGAGACGCGATATCGGCTGGTGCGGCTGCTCGTCGAGGCCGACGAGGAACTGTGTGTCTGCGAGATCGTCCCCCTGATGGACGTCAGCGACAGCGCGGTGAGCCACGCGCTCTCGACGCTGGTCGACGCAGGACTCGTCCGAAAACGCAAGGACGGCCGCTGGCGGAAGTATCGCGCGACGGGTCGTGCACACGCGCTGCTCACGGTGCTCGACGGGGCGCGTTGA
- a CDS encoding universal stress protein, producing the protein MSRPIDSILIPTDGSDGALAGANCAVALASRIDADVQIHALAVVDDPDWLRNFDDDVVAALEEDATEAVEAIEELVSDHDDVTVTTVVKRGTPFQTIREYAYRREIDVITMGTTGRTGLGKVLLGSVTENVLRTAHVPVLAVPPNADVESAADVSFDRLLLPTDGSEGAAIATQWGVALARSLESTLHAFSAVDAGPIAQVTSPDDALAALEQRSEAAVDAILERAAAADVSVSGTVTTGSATDAILEHASDEDVDLIVMGTHGQTGVGQWFLGSVTENVVRQATVPVFCVPVSADAP; encoded by the coding sequence ATGAGCCGGCCTATCGACTCGATACTGATCCCGACCGACGGCAGCGACGGGGCCCTCGCCGGGGCGAACTGTGCCGTGGCGCTCGCGTCTCGGATCGACGCCGACGTTCAGATCCACGCCCTCGCGGTCGTCGACGACCCCGACTGGTTGCGGAATTTCGACGACGACGTCGTCGCGGCACTCGAGGAAGACGCCACCGAGGCGGTCGAGGCGATCGAAGAACTCGTCAGCGACCACGACGACGTCACGGTCACGACCGTCGTCAAACGGGGCACGCCGTTCCAGACCATCCGGGAGTACGCCTATCGACGCGAAATCGACGTCATCACCATGGGAACGACGGGGCGGACGGGACTCGGGAAGGTCCTCCTCGGGAGCGTCACCGAGAACGTCCTCCGGACGGCACACGTGCCAGTCCTCGCCGTACCGCCCAACGCCGACGTCGAGTCGGCCGCGGACGTCTCCTTCGATCGGCTCCTCTTGCCGACTGACGGGAGCGAGGGCGCAGCGATCGCAACCCAGTGGGGGGTTGCCCTCGCGAGGTCGCTCGAGTCGACGCTGCACGCGTTCTCGGCCGTCGACGCAGGCCCCATCGCCCAGGTAACGAGTCCGGACGACGCACTCGCGGCGCTCGAGCAGCGCTCGGAAGCGGCGGTCGACGCGATTCTCGAACGAGCGGCGGCTGCAGACGTCAGCGTCTCGGGAACGGTCACGACCGGCTCGGCGACGGACGCGATCCTCGAGCACGCGAGCGACGAGGACGTCGACCTGATCGTGATGGGAACGCACGGCCAGACAGGTGTCGGCCAGTGGTTCCTCGGGAGCGTCACCGAGAACGTCGTCCGGCAGGCCACGGTCCCGGTGTTTTGCGTGCCGGTGAGCGCCGACGCCCCGTGA